ATAGGCTGTGTATAAAAAGAATAAAACTTTGTATGCAAATAAAGTAGTTGCCACGTATATAAAAGTCAGCCCAATTTTAGTGCTCATTTGTGACGTATTAAATGCGTCAAAATCATTATGGAATACATAAAAGAAATAGACACCTAAAATAATAAGTAAAAAGGTGCTAATTAACACTAATCTATTTTGTGGACTTCCAGTGATGCCTTTACTATGAAAAAACCCGTTGATTTTATTTACTATTTTTTTTCTATTTGATACAGTTTTAATTGTGTTGGTAGTTTTTGTAGCCATAAAAATTGTTTGTCTTTAAATTAGTGTAATATTAGATTTACGCATCAAAATTTAGTTTAGATGTTTTTTAGTATTTATTTAAGAAAACTTTTTTACGGATTAAATAGTTGAAATTTAGTATTTACTTAAAAACGTAAAAAAGCCCAAATAGAAATAAATCTATTTGGGCTTTTTTTATTAAAGTTTAAAAAGAATTAATCTTCTTTTTTATCTTCTCTAGGTTTTCTGTCGTCACGTTTGTTATCACGTCCACGATTATCTCTACCTCTGTTATCACGTCCACCACGATCATTATTTTCTCTTGGTGGTCTAGCTACATAACCTTCTGGTTTTGGTAAGATTGCTTTTCTAGATACTTTTTCTTTGCGTGTTCTTGGGTCAAGACCAAAATATTTAACGTCAAAAACGTCTCCCATGTTTACTACATCAGTAACATTTTCAGTACGTTCCCATGCTAATTCGCTTACGTGTAATAACACTTCGTTTCCTGGTGCATCCATATACTCAACAACAGCACCAAAATCTAACATTTTGATAACTTTTACTTGGTATACTTTACCAACTTCAGGTTTAAATAATATAGCATCAATTTTTGCCATAACAGCATCAATACCTTTTTTACCAACACCTAAAATTTCAACAATACCTTCTTCTGTAACAGGATCTTCGTTTATTACGATAGTTGTTTCAGTTTCTTTTTGCATTTCTTGGATAACTTTTCCTCCAGGTCCAATTAAAGCTCCAATAAATGCGTTAGGAATACGTCTTGTCACCATTGTAGGTGCATGTTCCTTAACTTCTTCATTTGGTGTAGCAATTGTATCTGTAAGTTTACCTAAGATATGTAAACGTCCATCACGAGCTTGTTTTAGTGCATTTACTAAAATCTCGTATGATAAACCTTTTACTTTAATATCCATTTGACAAGCAGTAATACCATCTGCAGTACCTGTAACTTTAAAGTCCATATCACCTAAGTGATCCTCGTCTCCTAAAATATCAGATAATACAGCGTATTTTCCTGTTTCTTGGTCAGAGATTAATCCCATTGCAATACCAGAAACTGGTTTTTTAAGCTTAACTCCAGCGTCCATAAGTGCCATAGTTCCTGCACATACAGTTGCCATAGATGATGATCCGTTAGATTCTAATACTTCAGATACAACACGTACTGTATAAGGACAGTCTGCTGGTACCATGTTTTTTAATGCACGTTGTGCTAAATTACCATGACCAACTTCACGTCTAGAAGTTCCTCTTAAAGGTCTAGCTTCTCCTGTTGAAAAAGGAGGGAAGTTGTAATGTAAATAAAAACGCTCTTCTCCTTCAAAAGAGGCCATATCTATTTGATTTGCTTCTCTAGATGTACCTAAAGTAACTGTAGCTAATGCTTGCGTTTCTCCACGTGTAAAGATAGACGATCCATGTGTAGATGGTAAATAGTTTACCTCACACCAGATTGGTCTAATCTCGTCAGTCTTACGACCATCAAGACGTAATCCTTCATCTAAAGTTAAATTTCTAATAGCAGCTTTTTCTGCTTTAGCATAATATTTAGAGACTAAATCTCCATAATCTGCTAATTCTTCTTCAGTAAATGTTGCTTTAATTTCTTCTTTAATTTCAGAAAAAGCATTGCTTCTTTCTTTTTTAGAAGATCCAGCTTTAGCGACAGCGTAGACTTTATCGTATGCTAAGTCGTAAATCTTTTTTGCTAAATCGTCATCAGAACGTTCTGCATCGTACTCACGTGTTTCTTTTTTACCAAAAGCTTCTGCTAATCTTACTTGAGCAGCACATTGTACTTTAATAGCTTCATGTGCAAATTTAATTGCTTCAGCCATTTCTTCTTCAGAAATTTCTAACATTTCACCTTCAACCATCATTACAGAGTCAGCCGAAGCACCAATCATCATATCTAGATCAGACTCTTCTAACTGCGCACGTGTTGGGTTGATAATAAACTCACCATTAATACGTCCAACTCTAGCTTCAGAGATAGGCGTTTCAAATGGTACGTCAGATAGTTGGATAGCAGCAGATGCAGCTAATCCAGCCATAGCGTCTGGCATAACGTTGTCGTCATGAGACATTAATTGGATCATCACTTGCGTTTCTGCGTGATAATCTTTTGGAAATAATGGACGTAAAACACGGTCAACAAGACGCATAGTTAATACTTCACCATCACTAGGTCTTGCTTCTCTTTTAAAGAAACCTCCAGGATAGCGTCCAGCAGCAGCAAATTTTTCGCGGTAATCTACTGTTAACGGTAAAAAGTCAACGTCACTTTGTTTGTAGTTAGATACTAATGTACATAACAACATACAGTTTCCTGACTGTACAACAACAGATCCATGTGCCTGTTTTGCTAATTTTCCGGTTTCGATAGAAATAGTTCTACCGTCTCCAAGGTCAATAACCTCTTTAAAAACTTGTGGAATCATAAATTTTTTTAATTCTAATTAAACAATGGTCGTTGTGTTGTGGTAGTAGTAGTTGTGATTGACCAATGAAAAACTGTAATTAGCTTCTTCAATTTTGATTATTATACTCGTTCAAATCGAGTTGTTTGGTATCAAAAAACCACGCTAAAAAGCGTGGTTTTATATTATGATTATTTTCTTAATCCTAATTCTTTAATAATTGCACGATATCTTAAGATATCTTTCTTAGTTAAGTAATCTAGTAAGCTTCTTCTTTTTCCTACTAGTTTTACTAAAGAACGCTCAGTGTTATAATCTTTACGATTTTTCTTTAAGTGCTCAGTTAAGTGGTTGATACGGTAAGTAAATAAAGCTATTTGCCCTTCTGCAGTACCTGTGTCCTTTGCATTTTTACCGTGTTTAGTAAAAATTTCTTCTTTTTCTTTTTGATCTAAATACATTCTAATATTATTATAAATGATTGTTATGTACACGAAAGTTTATCTTTCGAGCCGCAAATATAGTTATTTTTAATGATTTCGTAATTTTTAAAACAAATTCTTCTAAAATTTTTTTAAAAATGTAGTATGAACTATTTTTAGGTCAATATTATTGTTGCCATGTACACAGAGAGCCTAGAAGATCTAAAATCCAATTTTTTGCCTGATGTTTTTAATCATGCTTATCATGGTATTGCAATTGTAGGATTGGATGGTAAATGGATAAAAGTTAATAAAAGTATTTGTGACCTTTTTGGCTATACTGAATCAGACCTGTTAGACTTAACGTTTCAGGATATTACCCATAAAGAAGATTTAGATATTGATTTGGATAGGCTTAACAAGTTAAAAAGTGGTGAGATTAATAGTTATACTTTGCCAAAAAGATACTTTGCTAAAAATGGGAGTATTATTTGGGCACAATTATCTGTGTCTTTAGTTAAAAATGAAAAGGGAGCACCCAAGTATTTTATATCTCAAATACAGGACGTGACCGATTTAAAGAAGGTTGAGAGTGAAAAAGAGGTTTTTACGGAAGTTATTAAAGAACAAAATGAAAGGTTATTAAATTTTTCTAGGATAATTTCTCATAATTTAAGTACGCATGCTGGAAATTTAAAGACTTTGGCCAAATTCACGAAAAATGAAGTGCCCGAAATTAAAACGAATGAAAGTTTTATTTACTTAAATGAAGCGATTACCAATTTAAATGAAACGGTAAAACATTTAAAAAGTATTGCAGAGTCTACTTGGTTTGAAAACGAAGATTTAAAACCGTTACATCTTGGTAAATACATTACCAATGCAATATATAGTGTTAATGCTTTGGCTAAAAATAATGCTTGCCAGATTAAAAATTTAGTTACCGACAATGTTAAGGTGGTTGCTGTTGAAGCGTATTTGGATAGTATAATCCTTAATTTGTTGACCAATGCCATAAAGTATAGAGATGCTAATAAACAATCTGAAGTAGTTTTAAGCACTTATGTTCAAGACGACTTTATTGTTTTGAGTGTTAAAGACAATGGTTTAGGTTTGGATATGAATAAGTATGGTGATAAAATGTTTTCGTTGTATCAAACATTTCATAATAATAAAAAGGCAAGAGGTTTAGGTTTGTTTATTACAAAAAGTCAAGTGGAATCCATAGGAGGTAAGATAGAATTTAAAAGTCAAGTTAATATAGGAAGTCAGTTTTTAGTTTATTTTAAAACAGCTTAATCCAATGTATTATTATTTAAAACTACAACAGTAATGAGACCTATCATAAATGTATTACTTATTGTTTTTGCTTTAGTAAGTTGTGCTAATCAAAAGGATTTAAAGCCTGGTAATTTTTCTAAAGATCAAGTCGCATTAATAACTGCTTTAGACTCTGATCAACCCATGCGTGTATTTAAGATTAATAATACTAAAGATTCCATTTTATTAAGACAGCAAAGTGGATATGTTAAACCAGATCCAAATGATATAACTTTAAAACACTTTACTAATCGTTTGTTCGCAACCGTTAGAGATAGTATGTCCTTAGGTGTTGGTATTGCAGCACCACAAGTTGGAATATTAAAAAATATTATTTGGGTACAGCGTTTTGATAAAGATGATGCGCCTTTTGAAGTTTATCTTAATCCAAAAATTATTAATTATTCTGAAGAAAAGCAGACTAGGAGAGAAGGTTGCTTATCGATTCCTAATCGTGCTGAAACCTTAAATACACGATCTAAAGTTATTACAATTGAGTACGACACATTGAATGCTGAGCATGTAACGGAAGATGTTGCAGATTTTACATCCGTAATTTTTCAGCATGAGATAGATCACTTAAATGGTATTTTGTTTTTGGATCATTTGAATAAAGACATTAAAGATGCTAAATAATAAAAAAGCCTTACTAAATAAGTAAGGCTTTTTTTATGGTTTATCAATTAAGCTCTTAATGGCTTATTTGTAATTAAGTCTATATATTGGTTGACTCTGTTTTTTAAATCTTTACGTTGTGTAATAAAATCTAGAAAACCATGTTCTAACAAAAACTCTGAGGTTTGGAAACCTTCTGGTAACTCTTGTCCTGTTGTATCACGCACAACACGTGGTCCTGCAAATCCAATTAATGCACCAGGCTCTGAGATGTTAATATCACCTAACATGGCAAATGATGCTGTCGTACCACCTGTTGTTGGGTCTGTTGCTAACGATATGTATGGTATACCTGCATCTGCTAGTTGTCCAAGTCTTGCCGATGTTTTTGCTAATTGCATTAAAGATAATGCTGCTTCCATCATACGTGCTCCTCCTGATTTAGAGATGACCATTAATGGTACATTGTGTTTTAAAGAATACTCTGCAGCACGTGCTATTTTTTCTCCTACAACACTACCCATTGATCCTCCAATAAAAGCAAAGTCCATACATGCGATTACTAAATCCTGACCTTTTGACTTACCAACTGCACAACGTACAGCGTCTTTAAGGTTTGTTTTAGCTTCGGCTGCTTTTAAACGGTCTGGATATTTTTTTGTATCCTCAAATTTTAATGGGTCTTTCGAGGTTAGATTTGCGTCTAACTCCTTAAATTTATTGTCATCAAATAGTATTTCAAAATACTCTTTGCTTCCTATTCTTACGTGGTAACCGTCTTCTGGGCTTACGTAAAAGTTTTTTTCTAGCTCTTTAGAGTCTACTATTTTTCCTGTAGGAGATTTGTACCACAATCCTTTTGGAATGTCTTTTTTCTCTGCAGTTTCGGTTGTTATTCCTTTTTCTTTTCTTTTAAACCAAGCCATATTGATTTACTATTTTGGGATTAAGATTAGTAGATGTTTTCTAGTAATCTATTCTAATTTTAGTTTTAGTTTGCTTTATACAAGCGTACAAAATTACATTTTTTATTAATCAATCTCAAAAATTGATGTCTCTATCTGTTTTTTTATTGCTTTTTGGGGATAAAAAAATTCCGTTTAGCGCTGAGGTTAATCAGTTTAAACGGAATTTTATTTTATGTAATTATGTTGGCTGCGTTAGGGATTGTAGTGGCATCCTTTTTTGTCTTTTTTCAAAAAAGATATAACGGAAAGCCCGACCCTTGGGTAACGCCAAAATTATTTTAAAGTGTGTTAACGTTGTTTAGGTCTTCGAATGCTTTTTTAAGACGCTCTACAAACGTTACTTCTCCTTTGCGTAACCAAACGCGTGGGTCGTAATATTTTTTGTTTGGAGATTCTGGTCCATCTGGATTACCTATTTGTGATTGTAGGTAGTCTGATTTTTCTGCCATGTAATCTCTTACTCCTGACATGAATGCGTATTGCATGTCTGTGTCAATATTCATTTTTATAACTCCGTAGCCTATAGCTTCTCTGATTTCTTCTAGAGTAGATCCTGATCCACCATGAAATACAAAGTCAATATGGTTGTGTGGTAAGTTGTGTTTTTTTGATAAAAACTCTTGAGAGTTTTTTAAGATTTTTGGTGTTAATTTTACGTTTCCTGGTTTGTATACACCATGTACGTTTCCAAAAGCTGCTGCGATTGTAAACTGGTCGCTTACTTTGCTAAGTTCTTCATAGGCATAGGCTACTTCTTCTGGTTGCGTGTATAACTTAGACTCGTCTACATCACTATTGTCTACACCATCTTCTTCTCCTCCTGTAATACCTAACTCGATCTCTAAGGTCATACCCATTTTGCTCATTCTGGCAAGGTATTGTTTACAGATTTCTATGTTTTCTTCAAGTGGTTCTTCACTTAAATCAATCATGTGCGAGCTGTATAATGATTTTCCAGTTTCTTTAAAATGTTGCTCACTAGCATCTAATAAACCGTCTATCCAAGGTAATAGTTTTTTTGCACAGTGGTCTGTATGTAAAATTACAGGTACACCATAGGCTTCTGCCATTAAGTGGACGTGTTTTGCACCTGCTATAGATCCTGCAATTGCTGCCTTTTGATCTTCGTTACTTAAGCCTTTTCCTGCGTTAAATTGTGCACCTCCATTTGAGAATTGTATGATTACTGGAGCGTTTAATGCTGCTGCAGTTTCTAAGACACCATTAATAGTGTCTGATCCTATTACGTTTACTGCTGGAAGAGCAAATCCTTTGTCTTTAGCAAGTTTAAAAATTTCTTGAACTTCTTTTCCAGTAGCAACTCCTGGTTTGATATTATGAGCCATTTTAATTTTTTTTAGTTGAATTTGTATAGCTTCAAAAGTAATGAAAATTGCTAAATTTTAGGTCTAAATAACTATAAAACCACGCAAACGTTTTAGCTAAAGTGCTAATTTATACTAGAAAGGATAGTTGATTCCGATGTTATAAACTGCGTTTGCAAAATTGTAATCATTAAACCATCTGTTACCTATTGGATAAGATGGATCGTAGGTTTTGAAGCCTATGTCACCACGAAGTACAAAAAAGTTAAAGTCATACCTAAGTCCAAAACCAGAACCTACTGCAATGTCTTTAAGCGAGTCAAAGCCTGATAGTGTTGCCTCATCTTGGTCTATGTCGTCAAAGACATTCCAGATGTTTCCTGTGTCAACAAAAATGGCTCCATTAAGTGGTCCAAATAAGTTAAATCGCTGTTCTGCACTTATGGCTATTTTTAGGTTGGCCTCATTAAACTCGTTTGAGGTTTCTAAGCTTCCAGGTCCTAAGTTATAGGCTGACCATGCTCTGTTATCATTAGCTCCACCAGCAAAAAAACTTTTAGAAAACGGTATGTTTGTAGAGTTGCCATAAGGTATTGCTATTCCAAAAAAGGTACGAAAAGCTAGTACGTTTTTGTACCCTAAACTCCAATGTTTGATATAGTCTAATTCTACTTTTGCGTATTGCGAGTAGGCGACGTTAAACATTTCGTATTTTCCGTTTGCATTTTTTTGTAATCCTAAAACTTTAGAGGTTAGTGAAAATAGGTTTCCTGCTAATTCTACCCTTGATTTAAAGATTGAAAAATCTTCATCTGCTAAGTTATCTCTTCTGTCTTTTGTAAAACTGAAACTAGTTGCAAAAATAAGGTTGTCTTCTGTTAGTCTTTGTTTTCTTTCATTTATAGCGTTTACTGTGTCTAAATCGTCCGAGGATAATATGGTGTCATATGACCCATTTTGTACTTGATCCAAAAAGCTGTCGGCTTGTGTTGGTATACTAAGGTTTTGGTCTGAATTAATAAAGCCTGAGGTTTGTGCAATTTCATTTAAAGAATCAAATGAATTATCATAAACATTAAAGTAGTTTGCTGTATTTAGATTTTTTACAAATTGGATATTAAATAAATCTAATTTATTAGTAATGGTGTTATTTGGATACCATCTGTAATTAAATGAGCCTGTAAAGGTTTGCTTGTCTAAACCTATGTTAGTTTGACTAGAGGTTGCTACAGTTAACCTTGTGCTAGGAAACATGTACTTAGGTATGATTTTCTCTGTATTAAAAGGAGAGAATAATCTTGGAATGGTAAGTTTTAGGTTGGCTCCAATCTCGTTAATATCAAAAAATTGATCTTTTATATTGCTAGCATCTTTGGAAGAACCAATGGATGTAAATCCAGAAATTTCCAAAGTCTCGGCAGCATTAAAAACGTTTCTAATTAATAGGCTTGGGTTAATAGAAAAACCAATGGTTTGTATGTTACTTTGTAGTGCTTCTGCGCTAAACTCTAATTCAAACTTTTTTAAAGGTGTTAAAAATATATTAGCGGTTAACGTCGTGTCTGGATTTTCTACGTAAGTAATGTTTGGATATTTAAACGTGCGTAAATCACTTATTTTTCTTGATGTTAACGGTCTGTTTTTATCTTTAAAAACAGTGTTTGGTGTTATAAATACCGAGTTTGTTAATGCTCTTGGTTTATACTTTAATTTACCAATACTATAGATATTATAACCATCGTAATAAGTGGTATCGTTTGTAGATTGGTTTCTGTTTTTAAATGAGCTATTGGTATAAATATTGACATCCTTTACCTTGAAAATTTTAAAAGGCTCTCGTCTAGAAACGTCTTCTTCTCTAATTAATCGGTTTTCAATAATGGTTTCAATATTCATTTTGTTGGTGCCAAAAATGGTATCGCCTTCAAACTCTATATAATCTTGACTAAAGTGATAAACACCATTATCACGCATTAGTTCTACAATACGGTCTGCTTCATTATAAACGTTGTTAATACGGTATTGTGAACCAGATTTAATTAGCGATTGATCTTTAAACTGGTTGTAGATTTTTTCGACTACGGGAGATTTAATATTGGAAGCAACTGTGTCAAACTTATAAGCGTTTTTTGTTTCGATAGTATAATCAATTGTCGCTTTTTTGTTGTCACCTTTATTAATCTTGTAGTCTGCTGTAGCATTAAACCAACCGTTGGTTTTGTAATAGTTTTCTATCCTTACTAAGGATTTATTAGTTAATGCTGTGTCAATAATAACTGGTGCCTCTCCAGTACGTTTTAACCAACTGTTAAAACTTTTTTTAGAGTCTAAATACTTATCCAATTGTTTTCTTGACAATAATTTAGATTTACGTGCCATTTTTTTTGGATTGCTATAAAATCTAGCATTTAATACAGAGTCAATATTTGGTCTAGCACTATTATATATATAAAGCTTTAAAGGTATTGTAGTAAATGGTATAGGTAATCTAGAGTTTGGTTTTTGGTAAAACAAATTAGATATTGTATCATTTGTTACACTTTCTCCATTAATAGTTATCGTGTTTTTAGTTAATAGATGCTGGTTTTGAGCTACGCGTTTAACGGAGTCACAAGCATTAAACAACATGGTAATTGCTATTAAAACTATTATTTTAAATTGAATTTTTTTCAAAAGAATACTAAATAATAAGGGTGTTTATTACTGATTTGATGTACTGTATATACATCATATTCAAAAATACACTATTTATTGAACAAATAAATTTTAAATAAATAGAAACACACAAATGCGAACTCCTTTTTTTTCTTTTTCTTTATAAAAAAATATTAAAAGCGTGCTTTCTAAAAATCAAATCAAAAATATAACGCGTTTAAAGCAAAAAAAATATAGACAACAAGAAGGTTTATTTATTGCTGAAGGCGGAAAAGTCATCAAAGAGTTTTTAAACTCTACTTTTAAACTTGTGGATTTATTTACAACAGAGACCTTTAATGTAGAAAACGAATGCATCGTGTCCGAAGCTGATTTAAAAAAAATTAGCTGTTTAACTACGCCTAATACAGCCTTAGCTGTTTTTAAAATTCCAGAAACAGATACTATAATAAACGAAGGTCTGATATTGGCGTTGGATGATATACGTGATCCTGGTAATTTAGGTACCATTATACGTTTGTGTGATTGGTTTGGAATCAAGCAATTAGTTTGTAGTCTTAAAACTGTGGATTGTTATAATCCAAAAGT
The genomic region above belongs to Olleya sp. Hel_I_94 and contains:
- a CDS encoding polyribonucleotide nucleotidyltransferase — translated: MIPQVFKEVIDLGDGRTISIETGKLAKQAHGSVVVQSGNCMLLCTLVSNYKQSDVDFLPLTVDYREKFAAAGRYPGGFFKREARPSDGEVLTMRLVDRVLRPLFPKDYHAETQVMIQLMSHDDNVMPDAMAGLAASAAIQLSDVPFETPISEARVGRINGEFIINPTRAQLEESDLDMMIGASADSVMMVEGEMLEISEEEMAEAIKFAHEAIKVQCAAQVRLAEAFGKKETREYDAERSDDDLAKKIYDLAYDKVYAVAKAGSSKKERSNAFSEIKEEIKATFTEEELADYGDLVSKYYAKAEKAAIRNLTLDEGLRLDGRKTDEIRPIWCEVNYLPSTHGSSIFTRGETQALATVTLGTSREANQIDMASFEGEERFYLHYNFPPFSTGEARPLRGTSRREVGHGNLAQRALKNMVPADCPYTVRVVSEVLESNGSSSMATVCAGTMALMDAGVKLKKPVSGIAMGLISDQETGKYAVLSDILGDEDHLGDMDFKVTGTADGITACQMDIKVKGLSYEILVNALKQARDGRLHILGKLTDTIATPNEEVKEHAPTMVTRRIPNAFIGALIGPGGKVIQEMQKETETTIVINEDPVTEEGIVEILGVGKKGIDAVMAKIDAILFKPEVGKVYQVKVIKMLDFGAVVEYMDAPGNEVLLHVSELAWERTENVTDVVNMGDVFDVKYFGLDPRTRKEKVSRKAILPKPEGYVARPPRENNDRGGRDNRGRDNRGRDNKRDDRKPREDKKED
- the rpsO gene encoding 30S ribosomal protein S15; this encodes MYLDQKEKEEIFTKHGKNAKDTGTAEGQIALFTYRINHLTEHLKKNRKDYNTERSLVKLVGKRRSLLDYLTKKDILRYRAIIKELGLRK
- a CDS encoding sensor histidine kinase, which encodes MYTESLEDLKSNFLPDVFNHAYHGIAIVGLDGKWIKVNKSICDLFGYTESDLLDLTFQDITHKEDLDIDLDRLNKLKSGEINSYTLPKRYFAKNGSIIWAQLSVSLVKNEKGAPKYFISQIQDVTDLKKVESEKEVFTEVIKEQNERLLNFSRIISHNLSTHAGNLKTLAKFTKNEVPEIKTNESFIYLNEAITNLNETVKHLKSIAESTWFENEDLKPLHLGKYITNAIYSVNALAKNNACQIKNLVTDNVKVVAVEAYLDSIILNLLTNAIKYRDANKQSEVVLSTYVQDDFIVLSVKDNGLGLDMNKYGDKMFSLYQTFHNNKKARGLGLFITKSQVESIGGKIEFKSQVNIGSQFLVYFKTA
- the def gene encoding peptide deformylase, coding for MRPIINVLLIVFALVSCANQKDLKPGNFSKDQVALITALDSDQPMRVFKINNTKDSILLRQQSGYVKPDPNDITLKHFTNRLFATVRDSMSLGVGIAAPQVGILKNIIWVQRFDKDDAPFEVYLNPKIINYSEEKQTRREGCLSIPNRAETLNTRSKVITIEYDTLNAEHVTEDVADFTSVIFQHEIDHLNGILFLDHLNKDIKDAK
- the accD gene encoding acetyl-CoA carboxylase, carboxyltransferase subunit beta encodes the protein MAWFKRKEKGITTETAEKKDIPKGLWYKSPTGKIVDSKELEKNFYVSPEDGYHVRIGSKEYFEILFDDNKFKELDANLTSKDPLKFEDTKKYPDRLKAAEAKTNLKDAVRCAVGKSKGQDLVIACMDFAFIGGSMGSVVGEKIARAAEYSLKHNVPLMVISKSGGARMMEAALSLMQLAKTSARLGQLADAGIPYISLATDPTTGGTTASFAMLGDINISEPGALIGFAGPRVVRDTTGQELPEGFQTSEFLLEHGFLDFITQRKDLKNRVNQYIDLITNKPLRA
- the fbaA gene encoding class II fructose-bisphosphate aldolase; the protein is MAHNIKPGVATGKEVQEIFKLAKDKGFALPAVNVIGSDTINGVLETAAALNAPVIIQFSNGGAQFNAGKGLSNEDQKAAIAGSIAGAKHVHLMAEAYGVPVILHTDHCAKKLLPWIDGLLDASEQHFKETGKSLYSSHMIDLSEEPLEENIEICKQYLARMSKMGMTLEIELGITGGEEDGVDNSDVDESKLYTQPEEVAYAYEELSKVSDQFTIAAAFGNVHGVYKPGNVKLTPKILKNSQEFLSKKHNLPHNHIDFVFHGGSGSTLEEIREAIGYGVIKMNIDTDMQYAFMSGVRDYMAEKSDYLQSQIGNPDGPESPNKKYYDPRVWLRKGEVTFVERLKKAFEDLNNVNTL
- a CDS encoding BamA/TamA family outer membrane protein; its protein translation is MKKIQFKIIVLIAITMLFNACDSVKRVAQNQHLLTKNTITINGESVTNDTISNLFYQKPNSRLPIPFTTIPLKLYIYNSARPNIDSVLNARFYSNPKKMARKSKLLSRKQLDKYLDSKKSFNSWLKRTGEAPVIIDTALTNKSLVRIENYYKTNGWFNATADYKINKGDNKKATIDYTIETKNAYKFDTVASNIKSPVVEKIYNQFKDQSLIKSGSQYRINNVYNEADRIVELMRDNGVYHFSQDYIEFEGDTIFGTNKMNIETIIENRLIREEDVSRREPFKIFKVKDVNIYTNSSFKNRNQSTNDTTYYDGYNIYSIGKLKYKPRALTNSVFITPNTVFKDKNRPLTSRKISDLRTFKYPNITYVENPDTTLTANIFLTPLKKFELEFSAEALQSNIQTIGFSINPSLLIRNVFNAAETLEISGFTSIGSSKDASNIKDQFFDINEIGANLKLTIPRLFSPFNTEKIIPKYMFPSTRLTVATSSQTNIGLDKQTFTGSFNYRWYPNNTITNKLDLFNIQFVKNLNTANYFNVYDNSFDSLNEIAQTSGFINSDQNLSIPTQADSFLDQVQNGSYDTILSSDDLDTVNAINERKQRLTEDNLIFATSFSFTKDRRDNLADEDFSIFKSRVELAGNLFSLTSKVLGLQKNANGKYEMFNVAYSQYAKVELDYIKHWSLGYKNVLAFRTFFGIAIPYGNSTNIPFSKSFFAGGANDNRAWSAYNLGPGSLETSNEFNEANLKIAISAEQRFNLFGPLNGAIFVDTGNIWNVFDDIDQDEATLSGFDSLKDIAVGSGFGLRYDFNFFVLRGDIGFKTYDPSYPIGNRWFNDYNFANAVYNIGINYPF
- a CDS encoding TrmH family RNA methyltransferase codes for the protein MLSKNQIKNITRLKQKKYRQQEGLFIAEGGKVIKEFLNSTFKLVDLFTTETFNVENECIVSEADLKKISCLTTPNTALAVFKIPETDTIINEGLILALDDIRDPGNLGTIIRLCDWFGIKQLVCSLKTVDCYNPKVVQATMGSLTRVNIVYTDLSIYLKEVDVPVFGAFMDGKNVYQTELPKDGVLVLGNEANGISSIIEASITDKISIPRFGDLQATESLNVATAGAILLSEFRR